In one window of Parafrankia discariae DNA:
- a CDS encoding LLM class F420-dependent oxidoreductase, which produces MRLGVQIPDFTRPEGPADLGRALAEVAREVDEAGFDYLAVMDHFFQIEMVGPPENDMLEAYTTLGFLAAHTRRATLLTLVTGTVYREPGILAKIISTLDVLSGGRAMLGIGAAWNEQESVGLGIPFPPVAERFERLEEALQICLRMWSDDESPWTGKHYQLARPLNSPATLTRPHPPIMIGGGGEKKTLRLVAKYGQACNLFSGPELPHKLDVLRRHCDAEGRDYDEIIKTCYYRFDPGKSGENVGRILDELGELAELGISVAIGGVADIWDVEPVRVLGERVVPAAADI; this is translated from the coding sequence GTGCGACTCGGTGTACAGATTCCCGACTTCACCAGGCCCGAGGGGCCTGCCGACCTGGGCCGCGCGCTCGCCGAGGTAGCCCGTGAGGTCGACGAGGCCGGCTTCGACTACCTGGCGGTGATGGACCACTTCTTCCAGATCGAGATGGTGGGCCCGCCCGAGAACGACATGCTCGAGGCGTACACCACCCTGGGCTTCCTGGCGGCGCACACCCGCCGGGCGACCCTGCTGACCCTGGTGACCGGAACCGTCTACCGGGAGCCCGGAATCCTCGCGAAGATCATCAGTACCCTCGACGTGCTCTCCGGCGGCCGGGCGATGCTCGGCATCGGCGCTGCGTGGAACGAGCAGGAGTCCGTCGGGCTCGGCATCCCGTTCCCCCCGGTCGCCGAGCGTTTCGAGCGCCTCGAGGAGGCCCTGCAGATCTGTCTGCGGATGTGGTCGGACGACGAGAGCCCCTGGACGGGCAAGCACTACCAGCTCGCCCGGCCGCTCAACTCGCCGGCCACGCTCACCCGGCCGCACCCGCCGATCATGATCGGCGGGGGTGGGGAGAAGAAGACGCTGCGCCTGGTCGCGAAGTACGGGCAGGCCTGCAACCTCTTCTCCGGCCCCGAGCTGCCGCACAAGCTCGACGTCCTGCGCCGGCACTGCGACGCCGAGGGCCGCGACTACGACGAGATCATCAAGACCTGTTACTACCGCTTCGACCCGGGCAAGTCGGGTGAGAACGTCGGGCGCATCCTCGACGAGCTCGGGGAGCTGGCCGAGCTCGGCATCTCGGTGGCCATCGGCGGCGTGGCCGACATCTGGGACGTCGAGCCGGTGCGGGTGCTGGGCGAGCGGGTCGTCCCCGCCGCCGCGGACATCTGA